Proteins from a single region of Corynebacterium casei LMG S-19264:
- the purH gene encoding bifunctional phosphoribosylaminoimidazolecarboxamide formyltransferase/IMP cyclohydrolase: MSDDRKQIKRALISVYDKTGLEELARTLDGAGVEIVSTGSTAAKIADLGINVTPVETLTGFPECLEGRVKTLHPRVHAGILADTRKPDHLNQLEELEIAPFQLVVVNLYPFRETVASGADFDGCVEQIDIGGPSMVRAAAKNHPSVAVVVDPAHYGDIAEAVAQGGFDLAQRRQLAATAFKHTADYDVAVSGWFAQQLADDSASSDLEGDALRYGENPHQKASVVREGTSGVANAKQLHGKEMSYNNYQDADAAWRAAWDHERPCVAIIKHANPCGIAVSDESIAAAHAAAHACDPMSAFGGVIAVNREVTKEMATQVADIFTEVIIAPSYEDGAVEILQGKKNIRILVAEHEAPAVEVKEISGGRLLQEADVYQAEGDQASTWTLAAGEAASEEKLAELEFAWRAVRSVKSNAILLAHEGATVGVGMGQVNRVDSAKLAVERANTLADSAERARGSVAASDAFFPFADGLQVLIDAGVSAVVQPGGSIRDEEVVAAAEAAGITMYFTGTRHFAH; the protein is encoded by the coding sequence ATGAGTGATGACCGCAAGCAGATCAAGCGTGCACTAATTAGCGTTTATGACAAGACGGGGCTCGAAGAGCTCGCCCGCACGCTAGATGGCGCAGGCGTAGAGATTGTGTCCACCGGATCCACCGCCGCCAAGATTGCAGATCTTGGCATCAACGTCACTCCGGTTGAAACACTCACCGGATTCCCAGAGTGCCTCGAAGGTCGTGTGAAGACCTTGCACCCACGCGTGCATGCAGGCATTTTGGCTGATACCCGCAAACCGGATCACCTGAACCAGTTGGAAGAGTTGGAGATTGCTCCATTCCAGTTGGTAGTGGTGAACCTGTACCCATTCCGTGAAACCGTGGCCTCTGGTGCGGACTTTGATGGCTGCGTTGAGCAGATTGATATCGGAGGCCCTTCCATGGTTCGCGCGGCGGCGAAGAACCATCCATCGGTTGCGGTTGTTGTTGATCCAGCACACTATGGCGATATCGCTGAGGCAGTCGCGCAGGGTGGATTCGACCTGGCGCAGCGTCGCCAGTTGGCAGCCACGGCGTTCAAGCACACGGCAGACTATGACGTTGCAGTATCCGGTTGGTTCGCACAGCAGCTTGCCGATGACTCCGCTTCTTCAGACCTTGAAGGCGACGCATTGCGCTACGGCGAGAACCCTCACCAGAAGGCATCCGTCGTTCGTGAGGGCACTTCTGGTGTGGCTAATGCGAAGCAGCTGCACGGTAAGGAAATGAGCTACAACAACTACCAGGACGCGGATGCTGCATGGCGTGCGGCCTGGGATCATGAGCGTCCTTGCGTGGCTATTATCAAGCATGCAAACCCTTGTGGCATCGCGGTTTCTGATGAGTCGATTGCTGCGGCTCATGCTGCGGCGCATGCGTGTGACCCAATGTCTGCTTTCGGTGGCGTTATCGCGGTCAACCGTGAAGTCACCAAGGAGATGGCGACCCAGGTTGCAGACATCTTCACCGAGGTCATCATCGCGCCTTCCTACGAGGACGGTGCGGTAGAGATTTTGCAGGGCAAGAAGAATATCCGCATCCTCGTTGCTGAACACGAGGCACCAGCGGTTGAGGTCAAGGAAATCTCCGGTGGCCGTTTGCTGCAGGAAGCTGACGTCTACCAGGCTGAAGGCGATCAGGCTTCGACCTGGACCTTGGCAGCGGGCGAGGCAGCATCTGAGGAGAAGCTGGCAGAGCTTGAATTTGCGTGGCGTGCCGTGCGCTCGGTGAAGTCCAATGCCATTTTGTTGGCGCACGAGGGCGCAACCGTTGGCGTAGGCATGGGTCAGGTCAACCGCGTTGACTCCGCGAAGCTAGCTGTTGAGCGGGCGAACACCTTGGCGGATTCCGCAGAGCGTGCCCGCGGTTCGGTCGCAGCATCGGATGCGTTCTTCCCATTTGCTGATGGTTTGCAGGTGCTAATCGATGCCGGCGTATCCGCCGTCGTCCAGCCCGGCGGCTCCATCCGCGATGAGGAAGTAGTTGCAGCGGCAGAAGCAGCGGGAATCACCATGTACTTCACGGGTACCCGTCACTTCGCGCACTAA
- the purN gene encoding phosphoribosylglycinamide formyltransferase has product MTESPSQALNATDPLKVVVLVSGTGSLLQNIIDNQDGSYTVIKVVADVECKGIERAENAGIATEVVPLGADRAQWNKDLVAAVGQPDMVVSAGFMKILGADFLATFEGRTINTHPALLPSFPGAHGVRDALAYGVKVTGSTVHFVDAGVDTGRIIAQQPIMIEANDDEASLHERIKSVERNLIVRVLRAAQVNNQQLTIEI; this is encoded by the coding sequence GTGACTGAATCGCCTTCGCAAGCTTTGAACGCAACAGACCCGCTTAAAGTAGTGGTGCTAGTTTCTGGTACCGGATCTTTGCTCCAGAACATCATTGATAATCAGGACGGCTCTTATACCGTTATTAAGGTGGTCGCTGATGTGGAATGTAAAGGTATTGAGCGAGCCGAAAATGCAGGCATTGCCACAGAAGTAGTGCCACTGGGCGCGGACCGCGCGCAGTGGAACAAAGACCTTGTGGCCGCTGTTGGCCAGCCAGATATGGTGGTGTCCGCCGGATTTATGAAAATCCTGGGCGCTGATTTCTTGGCCACCTTTGAGGGCCGCACTATTAATACGCATCCCGCACTTTTGCCGTCCTTCCCGGGCGCGCATGGTGTTAGGGATGCGTTGGCTTATGGCGTGAAAGTCACCGGCTCTACTGTCCATTTTGTGGACGCGGGAGTTGACACTGGCCGCATTATCGCGCAGCAGCCAATCATGATTGAGGCAAACGATGATGAGGCGAGCTTGCATGAGCGCATCAAGAGCGTCGAACGTAATCTTATCGTGCGGGTATTACGCGCAGCGCAGGTTAATAACCAGCAACTTACTATTGAGATTTAA
- a CDS encoding cell division protein PerM yields the protein MSKNTSPQSRSTSGPRSSARGRGKVKAASPSAARVAKTVGEESKARRATGPVTWGSRLRRMFFVVAVPNLVAFFSLVVIALATVLLTTSPSAWLPTAIAESWMVTNLAPVVAGGITISALPILPALILGWMLAGNVHRAIKDKVSINDLLALLGWVIVVPVILIGIAWFMLWDAAQVYDLSPPPLGPTIARALVLHLTALVIGMGPRLWRALAKRYKVPRAVVDGVVLAVQSLLVLLVVAAVVLLALFIFNFDNQALVMDSYPHLAGLGLFSVIGLSLLYLPNILIAAVGVLLGSEFHIGDASVSLFSVHLVPLPPLPLLGVVPGTAAPWAIGLLVLTAIAIAFVGVKKKPNFLQAAVSGVAAGVLVLVFGYFVSGELGYYQAVGPMLLMSAGLAVVWVAGINLAVAAGFAINARRNAEPAAAAATDTSAEAAEAEDSAEDADLADKADAQDDADGSVDQADNNAVLDAETDEEDSAQEDSDSAAAAANADDDYIDGEVEESEGSGDSEDADVEAVESTDAHESELSDSLMDNLEDGAFPDSVPGEDDVEERFDTAEGSDATEITTSPAEVASTEHVPSATENFDGEFLEGETLEGEVIEHKDDESVADVDAEDSDERSKKNDSN from the coding sequence ATGAGCAAAAACACTAGCCCCCAATCGCGGTCTACTTCGGGCCCGCGCAGCTCGGCGCGCGGTCGTGGAAAGGTTAAGGCCGCCTCGCCGTCGGCAGCACGCGTTGCCAAGACTGTGGGAGAAGAGTCCAAAGCCCGACGCGCGACCGGCCCGGTCACGTGGGGATCGCGCCTGCGCCGCATGTTTTTTGTTGTGGCTGTGCCCAACTTGGTCGCGTTTTTCTCACTGGTGGTTATCGCCCTGGCAACGGTTTTGCTGACCACTTCGCCTTCGGCATGGCTGCCCACTGCAATCGCGGAGTCGTGGATGGTCACAAACCTAGCGCCGGTCGTCGCTGGCGGCATTACTATCTCCGCGTTGCCAATCCTTCCGGCATTGATTCTGGGATGGATGCTCGCGGGCAATGTACACCGCGCGATCAAGGACAAGGTCAGCATTAATGACCTGCTAGCCCTTTTAGGCTGGGTCATTGTGGTGCCGGTGATTCTTATCGGTATCGCATGGTTCATGCTCTGGGACGCCGCGCAGGTTTATGACTTGTCGCCGCCACCGCTGGGCCCAACAATCGCGCGGGCTTTGGTTCTGCATTTGACTGCTTTGGTTATTGGCATGGGCCCACGCTTGTGGCGGGCGTTGGCTAAACGCTACAAAGTTCCGCGCGCTGTGGTCGATGGCGTCGTGCTAGCTGTGCAATCCTTGCTCGTACTCCTAGTAGTTGCCGCAGTAGTGCTTCTAGCGCTGTTTATCTTCAACTTTGATAACCAGGCGCTAGTCATGGACAGCTACCCACACTTGGCCGGTCTGGGACTTTTCTCAGTCATCGGTCTCTCCCTTCTTTATCTGCCTAATATCCTCATCGCGGCAGTGGGAGTACTGCTTGGCTCTGAGTTCCATATTGGTGATGCCAGCGTCAGTCTCTTTAGCGTGCACTTGGTGCCGCTTCCGCCGTTGCCTTTGTTGGGCGTAGTTCCAGGCACCGCGGCGCCGTGGGCAATTGGCTTGTTGGTACTGACCGCAATTGCCATCGCCTTTGTCGGCGTGAAGAAGAAGCCTAATTTCCTCCAAGCAGCTGTCTCCGGTGTAGCTGCTGGTGTACTCGTGCTTGTCTTTGGCTACTTTGTCTCCGGCGAGCTCGGCTACTACCAAGCGGTTGGGCCAATGCTACTCATGTCGGCGGGACTTGCCGTGGTCTGGGTTGCCGGTATTAACTTGGCAGTTGCCGCTGGATTCGCAATCAATGCCCGCCGCAATGCCGAACCAGCTGCCGCCGCAGCCACGGACACTTCCGCTGAAGCTGCTGAAGCTGAAGACTCCGCTGAAGACGCAGACCTGGCAGACAAAGCAGATGCACAAGACGACGCTGACGGTTCAGTGGACCAAGCAGATAATAACGCCGTGCTCGATGCAGAAACTGACGAGGAAGACAGCGCGCAAGAAGATTCTGACTCTGCTGCAGCTGCAGCTAACGCCGATGATGACTATATTGACGGCGAAGTTGAAGAATCCGAAGGTAGCGGAGACAGCGAAGATGCTGACGTAGAAGCAGTTGAATCAACGGATGCACATGAATCTGAGCTTTCGGATTCCCTGATGGACAATCTTGAAGACGGTGCTTTCCCAGATTCGGTACCGGGCGAGGATGACGTAGAAGAACGCTTCGACACGGCAGAAGGCTCCGACGCCACTGAAATCACCACTTCACCGGCGGAAGTGGCTTCCACGGAGCACGTGCCTTCGGCCACTGAGAACTTCGACGGTGAATTCCTTGAAGGCGAAACTCTTGAGGGCGAAGTTATTGAACACAAAGATGATGAGTCCGTTGCTGATGTTGATGCAGAGGATTCGGATGAGCGGTCTAAAAAGAATGACTCTAATTAA
- a CDS encoding M23 family metallopeptidase produces the protein MQSISQRTGVGRHRKVNTAQTAKGRIALVTVAAGAVSTAGVGGAAAAQVQTNPEDSIKTQTVDFKHVSKPSPLDQVTGQVENAVKGAQSDFDAAVATTPQILTVAETKPVQNLGEQLNTAIQASQARAAADEAARAPSVARPAEGAFTSGFGPRWGSFHAGIDIANSNGTPILAVMDGTVIDSGPASGYGNWIRIKHEDGSVSVYGHMESLDVAVGQQVTAGQKIAGMGNLGFSTGTHLHFEIHPDGNTAVDPIPWFAERGVNIA, from the coding sequence ATGCAAAGCATTTCTCAGCGCACTGGCGTTGGACGTCACCGCAAGGTGAACACCGCTCAGACGGCTAAGGGACGCATTGCTTTAGTAACCGTTGCTGCAGGCGCGGTTTCTACTGCTGGCGTTGGCGGAGCTGCTGCAGCTCAGGTCCAAACTAATCCTGAGGACTCAATCAAGACCCAGACCGTTGACTTCAAGCACGTCAGCAAGCCTTCCCCTCTCGACCAGGTCACCGGCCAGGTTGAGAACGCAGTAAAGGGAGCACAGAGCGACTTCGACGCAGCTGTAGCAACCACCCCACAGATTCTTACTGTTGCAGAAACCAAGCCAGTTCAGAACTTGGGCGAACAGCTCAACACTGCAATTCAGGCTTCCCAGGCACGTGCCGCTGCTGATGAAGCAGCCCGCGCACCTTCCGTAGCTCGCCCAGCTGAAGGCGCTTTCACCTCCGGCTTCGGCCCACGTTGGGGCTCTTTCCACGCTGGTATCGATATCGCGAACTCCAACGGCACCCCAATCTTGGCTGTCATGGATGGCACCGTCATCGATTCCGGCCCAGCTTCTGGCTACGGCAACTGGATCCGCATCAAGCACGAAGATGGTTCCGTTTCCGTTTACGGCCACATGGAATCCCTTGACGTTGCAGTTGGCCAGCAGGTCACCGCAGGCCAGAAGATCGCCGGCATGGGCAACCTCGGTTTCTCCACCGGTACCCACCTGCACTTCGAGATTCATCCAGACGGCAACACCGCAGTCGACCCAATTCCTTGGTTCGCAGAGCGCGGCGTCAACATCGCTTAA
- a CDS encoding M23 family metallopeptidase, whose amino-acid sequence MKRIPRAVKAALAVATATGVGLATVSGATANTPALSLSVPNGSSEAQVNSANGSELVNAAVGLFTSVDGVLNNGVVPKIERTEYGVSIVLDPSSIPGLAEQFAPADPSQLSPMQGSTPDGRTVVFPTSGTLTSTYGARWGTHHNGIDVANPIGTPIVAVMDGEVISSGPAQGYGNWIRVQHDNGEISVYGHMQASSLLVGVGERVTAGQQIASIGNEGQSTGPHLHFEIWPDGANPTDPQQWFAGNGINF is encoded by the coding sequence ATGAAGCGCATCCCACGCGCAGTTAAAGCTGCTCTCGCAGTGGCTACTGCCACCGGCGTTGGCCTAGCCACCGTCTCTGGCGCCACCGCGAACACGCCGGCGCTCAGCCTCAGTGTCCCTAACGGCTCTTCTGAAGCTCAGGTAAATAGCGCCAACGGTTCTGAACTAGTCAACGCAGCCGTTGGTTTGTTCACAAGCGTTGACGGTGTCTTGAACAATGGCGTTGTCCCAAAGATTGAGCGCACCGAATACGGTGTCTCCATTGTCTTGGACCCAAGCTCCATTCCAGGACTGGCAGAGCAGTTCGCTCCAGCGGACCCATCGCAGCTGTCCCCTATGCAGGGAAGCACTCCAGATGGACGCACCGTGGTCTTCCCGACCTCCGGTACTTTGACGTCCACCTACGGCGCACGCTGGGGAACCCACCACAACGGTATTGACGTGGCTAACCCAATTGGCACGCCAATCGTTGCAGTGATGGATGGTGAGGTTATCTCCTCCGGTCCAGCGCAGGGTTACGGCAACTGGATTCGTGTTCAACACGACAACGGGGAAATCTCCGTCTACGGCCACATGCAGGCCTCTTCCCTATTGGTGGGAGTTGGCGAGCGCGTGACCGCGGGTCAGCAGATTGCCTCCATCGGCAATGAAGGCCAGTCCACTGGACCACACCTTCACTTTGAGATTTGGCCAGATGGCGCAAATCCAACCGACCCACAGCAGTGGTTCGCAGGCAACGGAATCAACTTCTAG
- the pcrA gene encoding DNA helicase PcrA translates to MRSESNNQSQNEQQFPDDFDQLPLPPLEPEPEFAPPEDIDQPPEDVLDLFRDSAVSSEEAQAKRNPFAPASGGASSNPFSGRTRGEEQSNAGASNSPFSAPVNRGGEARSNRPHIAVSPEKLVDGLNPEQIEAVKHSGAPLLIVAGAGSGKTAVLTRRIAYLMGNRGVAPWEILAITFTNKAAAEMKERVGQLVGPVAERMWVATFHSICVRILRQQAQLVPGLNTNFTIYDGDDSRRLLTMIAKDMQLDIKKFTSRVLANQISNHKNEMTSPETALAEAEKTRNPFELTVARVFAEYQRRLRAANAVDFDDLIGEVVRIFVQYPQVVSFYRRRFKHVLIDEYQDTNHAQYSLVAALVGQDDEESPELCVVGDSDQSIYAFRGATIRNIEDFERDYPGARTILLEQNYRSTQTILSAANAVIAQNEGRRKKNLWTDHGEGEKIIGYVADNEHDEARFIASEIDALSDKGRHYSDIAIMYRTNNASRALEDIFVRSGIPYKVVGGTRFYERREIRDVIAYLRILDNPDDSVSLRRIINVPKRAIGDKAQAQIATHAENLNISFGKALYFAEQGEVPGLGTRAVNAVTKFNEMMAGIREQIPAMTNEVTKQPDLGELVSAILDSTGYKGELEASNDPQDGARLDNLNELVSVAREFSSESANQLAFDGSDSDVEVAPELTEGEAAPGSLQAFLEKVALVADADQIPENESGVVTLMTLHTAKGLEFPVVFLTGWEEGQFPHMRSLGDPKELSEERRLAYVGITRAREELYLTRAILRSSWGNPLTNPASRFLGEIPEDLIDWRREEPQSSMGSAWDYDDSYSYGRSYDSSWSGWSRSSRSAATSPSQRTRSSKASESSMSKNKQLDLVVGDRVNHAKYGLGTVIAADGSGLRSTVTIDFGSAGKVRLMLVGGLPMEKL, encoded by the coding sequence ATGCGCAGCGAATCGAACAATCAGTCTCAAAACGAGCAACAGTTCCCAGATGACTTTGATCAGCTCCCTCTTCCGCCACTGGAGCCGGAGCCAGAGTTTGCACCACCAGAAGATATAGACCAGCCACCAGAAGATGTGCTGGATCTCTTTAGGGACTCCGCCGTTTCCAGCGAAGAAGCCCAGGCGAAGCGCAACCCGTTCGCGCCAGCTTCCGGTGGGGCGTCTTCCAACCCATTTAGCGGTCGGACTCGCGGCGAAGAGCAGTCGAACGCAGGTGCTTCGAACTCACCATTTAGCGCACCGGTGAACCGCGGCGGGGAAGCCCGAAGCAACCGACCACACATTGCGGTGAGCCCTGAGAAATTAGTAGACGGGCTTAACCCTGAGCAGATTGAAGCCGTTAAGCACTCTGGTGCGCCGCTATTGATTGTTGCTGGTGCAGGCTCCGGCAAGACGGCCGTGCTCACCCGCCGTATTGCTTATCTCATGGGAAACCGTGGGGTAGCGCCGTGGGAAATTCTGGCTATTACCTTTACCAATAAGGCTGCCGCTGAGATGAAAGAGCGCGTTGGCCAGCTAGTAGGGCCGGTTGCTGAACGCATGTGGGTGGCAACCTTCCACTCCATCTGCGTGCGCATTTTGCGCCAGCAGGCACAGCTAGTGCCGGGGCTAAACACCAACTTCACCATCTATGACGGCGATGACTCACGGCGTTTGCTCACCATGATTGCCAAAGACATGCAGCTGGACATCAAGAAGTTCACCTCACGCGTACTGGCTAACCAGATTTCTAACCATAAGAACGAAATGACCTCGCCAGAGACCGCACTGGCTGAGGCCGAAAAGACCAGGAACCCGTTTGAGCTCACTGTTGCTCGCGTCTTCGCGGAGTACCAGCGCCGCCTGCGTGCCGCGAATGCGGTGGATTTTGATGATCTCATCGGTGAAGTCGTGCGCATCTTTGTGCAGTACCCACAGGTAGTGTCGTTTTATCGCCGCAGGTTCAAGCATGTGTTAATTGATGAGTATCAGGATACGAACCACGCCCAGTACTCATTGGTCGCAGCACTTGTAGGACAAGATGATGAGGAAAGCCCGGAGCTATGCGTGGTGGGTGACTCCGATCAGTCCATCTATGCCTTCCGTGGCGCAACCATTCGCAACATCGAAGATTTCGAGCGTGACTACCCAGGTGCGCGCACCATTTTGCTGGAGCAAAACTACCGCTCCACGCAGACCATCTTGAGTGCAGCGAATGCCGTCATCGCGCAAAACGAGGGTCGGCGGAAGAAGAACCTGTGGACCGATCACGGTGAGGGCGAGAAAATTATTGGCTACGTTGCCGATAATGAGCACGATGAAGCGCGCTTTATCGCCTCTGAGATTGATGCCCTGTCCGATAAGGGCCGTCACTACTCGGACATTGCGATTATGTACCGCACCAACAATGCATCACGTGCGCTGGAAGATATCTTTGTCCGCTCTGGAATTCCGTACAAAGTTGTTGGTGGCACCAGGTTCTATGAGCGCCGCGAAATCCGTGATGTTATTGCGTACCTGCGCATCCTGGATAACCCAGATGACTCAGTGAGCCTGCGCCGTATTATCAATGTGCCAAAGCGCGCGATTGGTGACAAAGCTCAGGCGCAGATTGCTACGCATGCAGAAAACCTCAACATCAGCTTCGGCAAAGCACTGTATTTTGCCGAGCAAGGGGAGGTACCTGGGCTGGGAACCCGCGCAGTCAATGCTGTTACTAAGTTCAATGAGATGATGGCGGGAATCCGCGAACAGATCCCAGCTATGACCAATGAGGTGACTAAGCAGCCTGACTTGGGTGAGCTGGTTAGCGCAATCCTGGATTCCACCGGATACAAAGGCGAATTGGAAGCATCGAATGACCCGCAAGACGGCGCACGCCTGGACAACCTTAATGAGTTGGTTTCGGTTGCGCGTGAGTTCTCTTCGGAATCTGCCAACCAGTTAGCCTTTGATGGCTCGGACTCAGACGTTGAGGTTGCACCTGAGCTGACAGAAGGAGAAGCAGCGCCGGGCTCGCTGCAGGCTTTCTTGGAAAAGGTTGCCTTGGTGGCTGATGCTGATCAGATTCCTGAAAACGAATCTGGTGTGGTCACGCTGATGACTTTGCACACCGCAAAGGGCTTGGAATTCCCCGTCGTATTCCTCACCGGCTGGGAGGAAGGGCAGTTCCCACACATGCGCTCCCTCGGTGATCCGAAGGAGCTGAGTGAGGAACGCCGCTTGGCGTACGTCGGAATCACTCGCGCCCGCGAAGAGCTCTATTTGACTCGTGCGATTCTTCGTTCGTCGTGGGGTAACCCGTTGACGAATCCGGCCAGCCGCTTCCTCGGCGAGATCCCGGAGGATCTCATCGACTGGCGCCGTGAAGAACCACAAAGCTCAATGGGCTCTGCGTGGGACTACGACGATTCTTATTCTTATGGTCGTTCTTATGACTCGAGCTGGTCTGGTTGGAGCCGTAGTTCACGGTCCGCCGCGACATCCCCTTCGCAGCGAACTCGCTCTTCTAAGGCATCAGAAAGCTCGATGTCCAAGAACAAGCAATTGGATTTAGTTGTCGGTGACCGCGTCAACCACGCCAAGTATGGCTTGGGCACAGTCATCGCTGCCGATGGCTCAGGTTTGCGTTCCACCGTCACCATCGACTTTGGTTCTGCAGGCAAGGTCAGGCTCATGCTTGTTGGCGGCCTGCCTATGGAAAAGCTCTAG
- a CDS encoding chorismate mutase, whose protein sequence is MDTSSESGLPEADNNSGQDELAADISAGNNADIRMPSGTDDPLSDAEIQKYREEINKMDRIILDAVKRRTKVSQAVGKTRMGSGGTRLVHTREISILNQFRDELGEEGPAIASALLRMGRGKLG, encoded by the coding sequence ATGGACACCTCTTCTGAATCTGGACTTCCCGAAGCTGACAACAATTCGGGCCAGGACGAACTTGCAGCAGATATCTCAGCTGGAAACAACGCTGATATTCGCATGCCATCCGGCACTGATGATCCGTTGTCGGATGCAGAGATTCAGAAGTATCGCGAAGAGATTAACAAAATGGACCGCATCATCTTAGACGCTGTCAAGCGCCGCACCAAGGTCTCCCAAGCCGTCGGTAAAACCCGCATGGGTTCGGGCGGAACTCGCCTGGTTCATACCCGCGAGATTTCTATTCTTAATCAGTTCCGCGATGAACTCGGCGAGGAAGGCCCGGCTATTGCCTCCGCGCTACTGCGCATGGGACGCGGCAAGCTCGGGTAA
- a CDS encoding Na+/H+ antiporter family protein, with translation MNAVLIAVAVMLVLALMRVHVVVAMFLGALVGGLLADLGLDGTMLAFQDGLGGGAKIALSYALLGAFAMGVASTGLPQLLAHVLLARVGATTAKAKTPATVGGGSGEAEDPIIHAANQKAVTTTKYLIIGGLLLMAIMSQNVIPVHIAFIPLIVPPLLTVFNKLGIDRRVITSVLTFGLVTTYMFIPVGFGSIFLNDILLFNINEAGMDTTGVNIIQVMAIPAAGMLVGLLIAVFISYRKPRVYEDRPLSEEAEKQEISTYKVGVALVAIVATFAVQVIMQALSFEADGLLVGALVGLAILLITGAVKWNNADDVFSAGMRMMALIGFIMITAQGFAAVMTETGEVESLVDTVASVFGENQAAAAAAMLFVGLVVTLGIGSSFSTLPIITVIFVPLCMSLGFSTMATVAIIGTAGALGDAGSPASDSTLGPTAGLDADGQHDHIRDSVIPTFIHYNIPLLIAGWIAAMVL, from the coding sequence ATGAATGCTGTATTAATTGCTGTCGCGGTCATGCTCGTGCTGGCCCTCATGCGCGTGCATGTCGTCGTCGCAATGTTCCTTGGTGCTCTAGTCGGTGGCTTACTCGCAGACTTAGGCCTGGACGGCACCATGCTGGCGTTTCAGGACGGACTCGGCGGCGGCGCCAAGATTGCGCTGAGCTATGCCTTGTTGGGTGCGTTTGCCATGGGTGTGGCATCGACAGGCTTGCCCCAGTTGCTAGCCCATGTGCTACTTGCCCGCGTTGGCGCCACCACTGCCAAGGCTAAGACCCCGGCTACTGTCGGCGGCGGTTCCGGTGAAGCCGAGGACCCAATCATTCACGCGGCGAATCAGAAGGCTGTTACCACCACCAAGTACCTCATCATTGGTGGTCTGCTGTTGATGGCGATCATGAGCCAGAACGTCATCCCGGTGCACATCGCGTTTATTCCGCTGATTGTGCCGCCGCTGCTGACGGTGTTTAACAAGCTCGGCATTGACCGTCGTGTTATTACTTCGGTGCTGACTTTCGGTCTGGTCACCACCTACATGTTCATTCCAGTAGGCTTTGGCTCAATCTTCCTCAATGACATTTTGCTGTTCAACATCAATGAAGCAGGCATGGACACCACTGGTGTAAACATCATTCAGGTCATGGCCATCCCCGCTGCCGGCATGCTGGTCGGCCTGCTCATCGCAGTGTTTATCAGCTATCGCAAGCCACGCGTCTATGAAGACCGCCCACTTTCGGAAGAGGCTGAAAAGCAAGAGATTTCCACATACAAAGTCGGGGTCGCACTCGTAGCCATTGTTGCGACTTTCGCTGTGCAGGTCATCATGCAGGCGCTTAGCTTTGAGGCAGACGGCCTGCTGGTCGGCGCGCTTGTCGGATTGGCCATCTTGCTGATCACCGGCGCTGTGAAGTGGAACAATGCTGATGATGTCTTCTCCGCCGGTATGCGCATGATGGCGCTGATTGGTTTCATCATGATCACCGCACAGGGTTTTGCCGCCGTGATGACAGAAACCGGTGAGGTCGAATCGCTGGTGGACACCGTTGCATCCGTCTTTGGTGAAAACCAGGCTGCTGCCGCAGCCGCCATGCTGTTTGTTGGTTTGGTTGTCACCTTGGGCATTGGCTCGTCCTTTTCCACCCTGCCAATCATCACCGTCATTTTCGTGCCGCTGTGCATGTCGTTGGGCTTTTCCACCATGGCTACCGTTGCGATTATCGGCACCGCAGGTGCGTTGGGTGATGCCGGTTCACCTGCTTCAGACTCCACGCTGGGCCCAACAGCTGGTCTAGACGCCGATGGTCAGCATGACCACATCCGGGATTCGGTCATTCCAACCTTTATTCACTACAACATTCCGTTGTTGATTGCTGGTTGGATTGCGGCAATGGTGCTCTAA